A region from the Musa acuminata AAA Group cultivar baxijiao chromosome BXJ1-10, Cavendish_Baxijiao_AAA, whole genome shotgun sequence genome encodes:
- the LOC104000062 gene encoding E3 ubiquitin-protein ligase SIRP1-like has protein sequence MEEEIKCAICDGGFVEEMSGEGVDTATDPESNTYLSLWASFFTEMLDSDDDEEEEGVMLGRRRRISAISRLLEDVLDDAENEREPIIFIDNAILVLGSPDTNQSQGQSSVDGGTGVPLRDFLGLALDLALQRLEETDPNRHGTPPAQKAAVEAMPTVKIEESLSCLVCLEDLEISAEAREMPCKHKFHAGCILPWLKLHSSCPICRFQMPTEESTSSSAGGNGDGVGVHDGSGNDSGGGDERGSRLPATGPFSVLLSLLRSHRSGDSSSSQPSSSSTGSNS, from the coding sequence ATGGAAGAGGAAATCAAATGCGCAATATGTGATGGTGGGTTTGTGGAAGAGATGAGTGGGGAAGGAGTAGACACAGCCACAGACCCAGAATCCAATACGTACCTCTCTCTTTGGGCTTCATTTTTTACTGAAATGCTCGACAGCGAcgatgacgaagaagaagaaggcgtcaTGCTCGGGAGGCGGCGGAGGATATCAGCCATCAGTAGGTTGCTCGAGGACGTCCTAGATGATGCTGAGAACGAGCGGGAGCCCATCATTTTCATCGACAATGCCATACTTGTTCTGGGATCTCCGGATACTAACCAGTCACAAGGACAAAGCTCAGTTGATGGCGGGACCGGCGTTCCCTTGCGGGACTTTCTAGGACTTGCCCTGGATCTTGCGTTGCAGCGTCTGGAAGAGACCGATCCAAATCGTCATGGAACTCCGCCAGCACAGAAAGCAGCAGTGGAGGCGATGCCCACGGTGAAGATCGAGGAGAGTTTGAGTTGTTTGGTCTGCCTGGAAGACTTGGAGATCAGCGCAGAGGCCCGGGAGATGCCCTGCAAGCATAAATTCCACGCCGGGTGCATACTCCCATGGCTCAAGCTCCATAGTTCGTGCCCGATCTGCAGGTTTCAGATGCCTACAGAGGAATCAACGAGCTCGAGTGCAGGCGGCAATGGCGACGGGGTGGGGGTTCATGATGGGAGTGGCAATGACAGTGGTGGAGGTGACGAGAGAGGATCCCGGTTACCTGCCACTGGGCCTTTCAGTGTATTGTTGTCTTTACTGCGGTCTCACCGCAGTGGAGACTCTTCTTCGTCACAGCCATCATCCTCTTCCACCGGAAGTAACTCTTAG